TCCGTCTTTCTTGCCGAGCTCTTCCTTCGAGGCTCGAATGCATTCCGAGGCCAGCTCGCGATGCAGTTGAATGAAATCAATCGCAGGTCCATCCGTGTTGATTTCGACGCCGGCGGTTTGCTGGATGGCATTCGTCGAATTCGCTGCAGGGTTGGCGCCACCCGCTGGCTGAACGCGAACCTGGACTCCACCTGGGGCCTTGGTTGCGTCATTTGAAGCACTCTGAGGCTGCTCCATCAAATAGCCGTCGCGAGCGGCGTCGGGAGCATACTTTTCAAGCTTCTTTAAGAAGGCTTGATGATCTGAGACCAGCATCTTCGCGAAATCCTTGACTTCTCGACTGCTGGCCTTTTCTTCCGCGAATTTCGCAATTGCGACCTCTTCTTGATTTCCAATCGCGACACAAGTGGCGAGCGTCTGGTCGGCATTCTTCCAATGTGCGCGGTGACCGACCTGACCAGCAGGTTGCTTCGCCTGCTGAGGTTCATCACTCTTTTTCTGATTCTCTTCAGCCATCGCCAAGCTTGCGAAGCCAAGTCCTGCACCACACAATGAAACGACGAGAAATCGACGAGCATTAGCCATTTCGTACTCCCTTGTCTCTTCCAAAACACGGACGTTGCACCGGAATGAGCCTGAACAGTTCAGGCCGCGGTGCGAATATCGAAGGCGGGCCGCAAAGCCAATGCCGCTACTGCCCGCGTTCCTCAAACTTGAGCAAGTTTGTCAGAGAATGATGGACTCCCGTTTTTCGTCAGAGCGGATCTCAACGCGCGGACTGTTTCTTCACGTTCGCCGCATGCCGCTCACGTGTCGCGGCCGCCTTCTTCGCTGATGCCGAACGTGCGACGGCGCTCCGCGCACTCGACGCGGCTCCCTCCAATCGACCGCCCTTCTTGGAAGGCGCGCGATTGGTTGCCTTACCCCGCCCCGATCCAGACTTCTTTCCACCGTGATCGGTGGCATTCACGGTGGCCCAGGCTCGACGAGCCGCCTCATCCCCCGTAACCCCCCGGTCCTCGTAACTTGCTTCAATGTGCTTGGCCATCCGCTTTTGCTTTTCCGTGTACGCCGATTTATCTCCACGAGGCATGATCGAGTCCTTTTGTTCGAAGTTTTTGTCCACGAGCCGCTGAAACCACATTTCAAACGATGATTCGCGGGTGCACTCCAAAGCCGCTCTCATTGGTCGGCCTCCATCAAGCGTCGAATTGCAAGAGCCAAGCCAGATGGAATTCTTTTCTCGAACGGAATATCGACAGACGAGTTATGGAGATTGTGATTGCTCACTGATCATGATGAATGACCACCGACCGGTTCTTACCCCTGATCGACACCCAACGCCCTGATATTCCCTTGGCGAAAAGTCGTCGCCCTCAACGAAATCCCAGGTCTCTATGCCAGTTGCGGAGAGGCGTTCGGGGAATCTCGCGTTCCATTCACGCTCATCGATTCGGGTTCGGCACGCGATTCGCCTAGTTAGACGTGTCGCTGATTCCAGGATTCCCATTTGGTTTGGAAATTTCAGAATGCAAAAACGAATGGCCCCCCAAACACGATCTGCTTCACCACCTTCACCACCTTCACCACGTGATCGAAGTAGCCCTACCGAGGTCCCTCTGCGAAGGCATGGCGATCCGCTCGGAAAACGCGTTCCTGTCAATGACGCATCCTTGCGGATGGCACTCCATCGTGCGAGTTCGATTGTCTTCAACTCAGCACCGTGGCCGCTGGAACGTGAACTCGTCAAGCCGCGGTAAGGGACACTGAATTCGGTGCTGTGTCTGGTACTTGCAAGATTATCCTCAGGGCTCGTTCGTATGGCTGTAAAGCTGAAGTCAAAACACAAGACCCCTGACGCCTGGCGTTTTCGGGATGCAGAGAAACCACTGCGCGCCGAGGCCTACAGCGGCGATCACTTGGCCGCGCACGCGCGCGACTTGGCGGTGCTCTTGAAATGCAAGACATCCCATCGCGGGGCCCCAGGATTCTTCAAACGTTATGCCGACAACGCAGAATTCCTTCGTGATTCAATCGCGATCGTTGCCGCAGGCGCACGTGAGGGCTTGGAGCTACAGCCCGAAGCCGAGTGGCTGCTCGATAACTTCTACGTTGTTGAAGAGCAACTCCGTGAGATTCGCGACGATTTGCCGCGACGATACTTTCGCGAACTTCCCAAAACGGCATCTGGCGAACCGCGTGTCTATGCACTGGCCGTTGAGTTGGTGATGCACACCGACAGTGTCTTGGACGAAGAGAGCATTGTCCGTTTTGTCAATGAGTTTCAGACGGTTGCCGCCCTCTCGATGGGCGAAATCTGGGCTGTGCCGATCATGTTGCGATTGGTACTGACCGAGAATCTGCGCCGCATTGCGGCTCAAATGCTCTGCAGTCACGCCAGCGAGCGGATGGCCAGTCAAATTCTGGAAACCTGGCCCGAAGGCGAAAGCTGCCCTTTTAATCTCTCACCGATTGACGAGTGCCGCAGTCTGATTTTCCACCTGATCGACAAGCTTCAACAGGATGGCGCGTCGAATCTGGAACGGATTCGCGAGCTGGAACGCGGCCTTGCCCGCCATGATTTGACGATCCAACAAACCGTCCACTTGGAACATCAGCGGCAAGCCAGCAGTCAGGTCTCGATTGGCAACGTCATCACCAGTATGCGGTTGATCACCGCCATCGATTGGGTGTCGTTTTTCGAGCGCACCAATTTATCGGAACAGATTCTTCGATCTGATCCGGCGGGTATTTACGGCCGCATGGATTTCGAAAGTCGGGACCGATATCGGCATGTCGTCGAAGACCTGACGGAAGGCTGCAACCTGACCGAAGCACAGGTGGCCGAGACGGCTGTGAAACTCGCCGAGAAGCATGATTTTCAAACCGACACGCGATCACACGTCGGCTATTGGCTGGTGGACCGAGGACTGGATGAACTTGAAAAATCGATCCACTATCGTCCCAAGTTCGTCTCGTTGCCGTCGCGCTGGCTGAAACGCCACCCGGTCTTGACGTATCAGGGCGGCATTGCGGTCTTGATGATCGCGGTGATCGCCGCAGGCCTCTGGCAATTGCGCTCTCCTGGTGTGACCCCGCTTTGGTTCGCCCTTGTGGGCCTTCTGGCGATTTTGCCCGCCAGCGAATTGGCCGTCGGTCTGATGAACACGCTCGTCACGAGCTGGCTTCGTCCCAGGTTGCTGCCAAAACTCGATTTCAGCACCGGCATTCCCGCCGGCCATCAGAGCATTGTCGTGGTCCCGTGCATGCTGTCACGTCGCGGCGAAGTCAAATCGCTGCTCCAGCGTCTCGAGATGCACTACCTTGCGAATCCCGATCCTGCATTGTCGTTCGCACTGCTGTCTGACTTCCCAGACGCTGCTCAGGAAGTCTTGCCATCGGACGCGGCCCTGCTTGCCCAGGCATGCACTGGCATTCAAGAATTAAATGCAAAGCACGCCATCCATGAACGGGGTCCGTTCTTTCTCTTCCACCGTGCCAGGAAGTGGAATGAACAGGAACGCACCTGGATGGGGTGGGAACGAAAACGCGGAAAGTTAATGGAGTTCAACCGCCTGTTGCGCGGCCACGACGGGACGAGTTTTGTCGTTCAGGAAGGGGACCTGAAACGACTTCTGCCTGAATCGGGGCGTGGGCGCACGCGTTACGTCATCACGTTGGATGCAGACACCACACTGCCTCATGATGCCGCGCGGCGTATGATTGAAACGCTCGCCCACCCGCTGAACGTTGCCGTCTTCAATTCCGAAACGCATCGCGTCACTTCGGGCTATGTCGTATTGCAGCCGCGTGTCACCGTCAATCTGGCGAGTGCCGACAACTCACGGTTCGCGCAGGTTTTCGCAAACAATCCGGGACTCGACCCGTACTCCACATGCGCCTCTGACGTGTATCAGGATTTGTTTGGCGAAGGCAGCTTTACGGGCAAGGGAATCTACGAAGTCGATACCTTCGAGCAGGCCCTTGCCGACGCGTTTCCCGAGAACCAAATCCTCAGTCATGACTTGATTGAAGGTTGTCATGCGCGCGTGGGTCTCGTTTCCGATATCGAACTCTTCGACAACTATCCCGCAAAATACGAAGCGGATGTGAAACGCCAGCATCGCTGGGTTCGTGGCGATTGGCAGATCGCGACGTGGCTGCTGCCCTTCGTTCCCTGGGCCCATGGATGGCGGGCGAATCGCTTGTCGTTCTTGTCACGATGGAAGATCTTCGACAATTTGCGACGCAGTCTGGTCGCACCTTCGCTGATGCTGTTCCTGCTGACGGGCTGGTTCGCGTTGCCTCGGGCCGCCTGGATGATCACAGGCGGGGGAATGTTGATCCTCGCATTCCCCATGCTGGCCCAATTCGCGATGGCGCTTCGAAGCTGGCCGCGAAATTCTGCAGTCTCTGACTATCTGCAGGTGATCTGGAAAGACCTGAAGCGGTCTTCGCTTCAGACATTTCTACTGACCTCGTTCTTGCCCTTGAAGGCGTGGTCGATGGTGGATGCCATCGTACGCACTCTGTTCCGAATGACCGTCTCTCATCACAAGCTGCTGGAGTGGGCCACTGCGGCAGATGTCGAACGACAGCTTGCCCAGAAAAGGAAAGCCTCTCTGTTGCAGTGGGGGCTCGTACCAGGAGTCACGCTTGGGATCGCGTTCCTGCTGAGGCCAGAGGCGCTCGCGGGAGCCCTTCCATTCCTGGCGCCGTGGCTCGTATCGCCATTGCTGCTGCGTTGGTTGGATCGACCACCTCGGGTGCGAGAAGAATCCGCGTTGGCCGTCGGTGATCGACGCCAGTTGCGAACGGATGCTCGTCGCATCTGGGCCTTTTTTGAAACATATGTTGGACCGCGCGATCATTGGCTTCCGCCTGACAACATCCAGGAATATCCCGAAGAAAAAATTGCACATCGAATCTCGCCCACCAACGAAGGGCTGTACCTCGTTTCGGGTCTTGTCGCTCGCGACTTTGGATATCTCTCGATCAGCTCGCTCGTGGAAATCTGGGAGCGGAATCTGGCGCAATGGCAAACCTTTGATCGATACGAAGGACACTTTTACAACTGGTACGACACCGCCACACTGGAGGCATTGCTCCCGCGCTATGTTTCAACCGTCGACAGCGGCAATCTCGCCGCGTGTTTGCTGACGATTGAACGTGGAGTCGAAGAACTGCGCCGCGCTCCGATCGTCGACGCATTCCTGCAAGCGGGCGTGGAAGACACGGTCGCCATGATCATTGAATCCGCCGAACAGCTTGAACTGACTGCGGACAAGCGAACCCACGATGCGTGGCAACATTTCGCAAACGTCTTGTCACAACTACAGATTGCGAAATTCCATTTCGCGAACGATCCACGGCAATGGCTTCTCGCGGCACAGCACTGGCAAACCATACGTCCGCAAATTGCGGAGAAGCTTGAGCCACTCTCGATTGCGTTGCACGGCACGAGCCCAGCCCTGTTGTCGCAGGTTCGGTTGTTGCTCGATTGGCTGACGAATATCAGCCAGGAAATCGAAGCTTTCTATCCATGGCTTCCTCAATTGCAGGCAGACATCGTCACTTCAACCCCAACGGACGAAGGAGCACAGCATCGATTGCGATGGCTGCCCGTCGACTCGGAATGCGAATCGATCAGTGAAACGTTGTGGAAGCAGCTTTCCGCGGCGAGATCGCCAATCGACGTGCAGCAGCTTCTCGAAAAAGTCCGGCCGGTGCTGGACGAACTTCGAAACATCATCGAAACCCGCGTCGTGGCCGAGAACCGCCAGCAGTCTCTGGATTGGCTTGCTGAACTTACCAACCACATCCGAGAGGGCGCCGATTTCGCGGAATCACTAGACCATCGATTGCGTTCGGTCGCAGCCCAATCGGAAACGCTCGCGATGGCGATGGATTTCGGCGTGCTGTTCAACCCCCAACGAAAGTTGTTCTCCATTGGATACAACATGGAGACGGGACGGCTGGATGGATCGCACTATGACATGCTGTGTTCCGAAGCACGGCTCGCAAGCTTCCTCGCAATCGCCAAGGGCGATGTCGAGTCACGTCACTGGTTCCGACTGGGCCGGCAAATGACGTTTGCGGCGGGGCAGCTGTCGCTTCTGTCGTGGGGCGGCACGATGTTCGAATATCTGATGCCTCATCTTTTTCAGAAGACGTATACGGATTCGATTCTGGCCCAAAGCTGCCGTGCCGCGGTGGCGCGGCAGAAAGAGTACGGACGACAACGAGGCGTCGCATGGGGCATTTCGGAGTGCGCCTTCGGTGCCTTGGCGGCGAACAGTGACTATCACTATCGTTCGTTTGGCGTACCAGGGCTGGGGCTTAAGCGCGGCTTATCCAAAGATCTTGTGATTTCACCCTACTCGACATTGCTCGCCCTCGATTTCGATTCGCATGGTTGCGTGTCGAATCTGCAGCGGATTCGTCGTGAAGGCGGACTTGGACTGTGGGGTTACTACGAATCACTGGACTACACGCCCGAACGCGTTCCCGCCGGAAAACGAGCCATCGTCGTCCGCTGCTATATGGCTCACCACCAGGGAATGAGCCTGTTGTCCCTGGGCAATTTCCTGAAGGGAAGCGATACCCGGCGACGATTCCACGATCATCCATTGGTCCGCGCCACAGAGTTGCTGCTGCAGGAACGTACTCCGATCACGATGCCAAAACTGGAAGCGCATGCTGACGAACAAACGCCCGCGCCAGAACATCAAATTGAATCCGACATGGTCAGTCGCCGCATTGTTGGTGTGGCCACTGCCGTTCCCCGACTGCAACTGTTGTCGAACGGGCAGTACCATGTCATGGTGACGAGCACCGGTGGCGGCTACAGCCAGCATCAGTCGCTGGGCGTCACACGCTGGCGTTCGGACGCCACACGAGATCACTGGGGGCAATTCCTTTATTTGCGTGATCTTGGAACCGACGACGTCTGGTCCGCGACCTACCAGCCCACATGCGTCGAGCCGACACGATACGAAGCGATTTACTCCATCGACAAGGCCGAGTTCTTCCGCCGCGACGGATTCATCGACACCCACCTCGAAATTGCCGTTTCGCCGGAAAACAATTCCGAAATGCGGCAACTGAAGATTACGAACACAGGGCCGGCACCGCGCGAGATCGAGGTCACCAGCTATGCGGAAGTCTCGCTGGTGGAACCGAATGCCGACCTGTCGCATTCCTCGTTTCAAAAGTTGTTCATCGAAACAGAATACGTCGCCGACAAGGCGGCGCTACTGGCACGACGTCGTCCCCGCGATGCAAAGCAGCCGCCGATTTTTGCGGTTCATGCCTTGTCGGCAAGTTCGGAGGTCATGGCAACAATTCAGTACGAAACTAGCCGGCAAACCTTTCTTGGCCGAGGACGCACCCCGCAGTCGCCTGCGGCACTTGATCCCGACACCGACCTGTCAGGAACTGTCGGGGCCGTGCTCGATCCAATCTTCTCGTTGCGCTGCCGAGTGACCATTCCGCCAGACGAATCGATTTCGGTGGCATTCACCACATCGATCGCCGCGACTCGAGAAGAGGCCATCATTCTGGCCGATCAGTACCACGAATCACGCGGCGTGCAGCGTGGCTTTGAACTGGCATGGGCCTATTCGCAGGTAGAACTTCGGCACCTTCACCTTTCCGCGGCCAAGATGCATCAGTATCAACGCCTTGCCTCGGCGATGCTGTATCCAGACCGCACTCGACGGCCTGCCGCGGAACGATTGCAACAAAATCGACTGGGGCAGCGCGGACTTTGGCGGTACGGCATTTCGGGCGCCGTGCCCATGATGGTGGTGTATGTCACGAAGCCCGAGCAGATTGACCTGGTCCGCGAAGCCGTCGGAGCCCACCAGTATTGGAGGGGACGTGGGCTGAAGTCGGAACTGGTCATCGTCAACGATTTCCCCGGCAGCTACCTCGACGCGATGCAAGATCAGCTTGTGGAGTTGATGCAGCAGCTGCAAATCCGACTTGATGAAAAGCCCGGATACGTCTTCATCTTACGCGGTGCCCAGATCGCCGCGGAAGACAAGACATTGCTCGAAGCTGCAGCCTCGGTCGTTTTGTTTGGTGATCGAGGACCGTTCTCCAAACAAATTGAAGTGGGAACGACACCGGCAACGCCGAAGTCCGCCAATATTCGTCTCGAGAATTCGGTGCTTGCCGGTGGTGCCGCCCGGACTCCAGCGCCGAGCGTCGAGCCCTTCAGCACCGATGGAATTCGAATCTCGGGTGCTCATCGATTCGAAACGATTCCCACGAACGAATTAGAGTTCTGGAACGGGTACGGAGGATTCGCACGAGACGGGCGCGAGTACCACATTTGTCTCAATCGACACCAATCGACACCCATGCCCTGGTCGAACGTCATGGCGAACCCCAAGTTCGGCTGCCTCGTGACCGAGTCGGGAGGTGGTTACACCTGGTTTGGAAACAGTCGTGAAAACAAGCTGACGACCTGGGTGAATGATCCCGTCAGCGACACGATGAGTGAAGCCCTGTACCTTTACGACTTCGACTCGGGAGAAATCTTTTCCCCAATGGCGGGTGTGAAACGTGACAACAACGACCATTGGGTGCAACACGGCCAGGGTTACACACGGTTCGTGCATCGCTCGAACGGACTCTCACAAGATGTCCTTGTCACGACGGCTCCTGACGAGTCGATCAAATTCATCGTCTTGACGCTACGCAACGAACGTGATCAGTTCCGCCGATTGTCGGCAACCTATTACGTCGAATGGGTCCTGGGCGTTTGTCGCGAAGACACCCAGATGCACGTGGTCACGTCGATCGACGAAAAGTCGGGTGCGCTGATGGCGACGAACGCCTACCATCCCGAATTGCCCGAACAGGCTGCGTTCCTGCAAGTCATGCACCAGGACCGTTCCTGGACGGGCGATCGTACGGAATTTATCGGCCGAAACGGCACTCCGACTCATCCGGTTGCGGTGGGACTTGGTAAGTTGTCGGGACGTACGGGCGCGGGGCTCGACCCTTGTGGCGCGGTTCAAGCATCGATCCGTCTGGGTCCGCAACAAGAAATCCAACTCGTCTTCCTATTGGGTGCGGCAGAGAATCTCACGGCGGCAGGATCACTGCTGGATCGCTACAACAGCACGACGGCAATCCGACAGGCGTGCGACGAAACTGTGTCTCGTTGGAACGAAACGCTGGAAACGATCGAGATCAAGACCCCTGATCGCGCGTTTGATCTGATTGTCAACCGGTGGTTGTTGTATCAGACGATCAGTTGCCGAATTCTGGGGCGATCGGCCTACTATCAGGCGGGCGGCGCCTACGGGTTCCGAGATCAGCTCCAGGACACGATGGCGGCGGTCTATTCTCAGCCGGCACTTGCCCGGCATCACATTCTGACGGCCGCGTCACGCCAATTCGAAGAAGGAGATGTTCAGCACTGGTGGCATCCACCCGAGGGCCGCGGAACGCGTACGCGATTCTCGGATGACCTGCTGTGGATGCCGTTCGTCGTCTGCCACTACCTGACCGTGACGGGCGATCATTCGATTCTT
This genomic interval from Schlesneria paludicola DSM 18645 contains the following:
- a CDS encoding DUF4142 domain-containing protein; the protein is MANARRFLVVSLCGAGLGFASLAMAEENQKKSDEPQQAKQPAGQVGHRAHWKNADQTLATCVAIGNQEEVAIAKFAEEKASSREVKDFAKMLVSDHQAFLKKLEKYAPDAARDGYLMEQPQSASNDATKAPGGVQVRVQPAGGANPAANSTNAIQQTAGVEINTDGPAIDFIQLHRELASECIRASKEELGKKDGKKFDECFIGYQIAKHAEMKTKLTVFERHASGDLKQLFADGRETTEKHMKKAESIMKDLDGRTSVSQK
- a CDS encoding GH36-type glycosyl hydrolase domain-containing protein, with the protein product MAVKLKSKHKTPDAWRFRDAEKPLRAEAYSGDHLAAHARDLAVLLKCKTSHRGAPGFFKRYADNAEFLRDSIAIVAAGAREGLELQPEAEWLLDNFYVVEEQLREIRDDLPRRYFRELPKTASGEPRVYALAVELVMHTDSVLDEESIVRFVNEFQTVAALSMGEIWAVPIMLRLVLTENLRRIAAQMLCSHASERMASQILETWPEGESCPFNLSPIDECRSLIFHLIDKLQQDGASNLERIRELERGLARHDLTIQQTVHLEHQRQASSQVSIGNVITSMRLITAIDWVSFFERTNLSEQILRSDPAGIYGRMDFESRDRYRHVVEDLTEGCNLTEAQVAETAVKLAEKHDFQTDTRSHVGYWLVDRGLDELEKSIHYRPKFVSLPSRWLKRHPVLTYQGGIAVLMIAVIAAGLWQLRSPGVTPLWFALVGLLAILPASELAVGLMNTLVTSWLRPRLLPKLDFSTGIPAGHQSIVVVPCMLSRRGEVKSLLQRLEMHYLANPDPALSFALLSDFPDAAQEVLPSDAALLAQACTGIQELNAKHAIHERGPFFLFHRARKWNEQERTWMGWERKRGKLMEFNRLLRGHDGTSFVVQEGDLKRLLPESGRGRTRYVITLDADTTLPHDAARRMIETLAHPLNVAVFNSETHRVTSGYVVLQPRVTVNLASADNSRFAQVFANNPGLDPYSTCASDVYQDLFGEGSFTGKGIYEVDTFEQALADAFPENQILSHDLIEGCHARVGLVSDIELFDNYPAKYEADVKRQHRWVRGDWQIATWLLPFVPWAHGWRANRLSFLSRWKIFDNLRRSLVAPSLMLFLLTGWFALPRAAWMITGGGMLILAFPMLAQFAMALRSWPRNSAVSDYLQVIWKDLKRSSLQTFLLTSFLPLKAWSMVDAIVRTLFRMTVSHHKLLEWATAADVERQLAQKRKASLLQWGLVPGVTLGIAFLLRPEALAGALPFLAPWLVSPLLLRWLDRPPRVREESALAVGDRRQLRTDARRIWAFFETYVGPRDHWLPPDNIQEYPEEKIAHRISPTNEGLYLVSGLVARDFGYLSISSLVEIWERNLAQWQTFDRYEGHFYNWYDTATLEALLPRYVSTVDSGNLAACLLTIERGVEELRRAPIVDAFLQAGVEDTVAMIIESAEQLELTADKRTHDAWQHFANVLSQLQIAKFHFANDPRQWLLAAQHWQTIRPQIAEKLEPLSIALHGTSPALLSQVRLLLDWLTNISQEIEAFYPWLPQLQADIVTSTPTDEGAQHRLRWLPVDSECESISETLWKQLSAARSPIDVQQLLEKVRPVLDELRNIIETRVVAENRQQSLDWLAELTNHIREGADFAESLDHRLRSVAAQSETLAMAMDFGVLFNPQRKLFSIGYNMETGRLDGSHYDMLCSEARLASFLAIAKGDVESRHWFRLGRQMTFAAGQLSLLSWGGTMFEYLMPHLFQKTYTDSILAQSCRAAVARQKEYGRQRGVAWGISECAFGALAANSDYHYRSFGVPGLGLKRGLSKDLVISPYSTLLALDFDSHGCVSNLQRIRREGGLGLWGYYESLDYTPERVPAGKRAIVVRCYMAHHQGMSLLSLGNFLKGSDTRRRFHDHPLVRATELLLQERTPITMPKLEAHADEQTPAPEHQIESDMVSRRIVGVATAVPRLQLLSNGQYHVMVTSTGGGYSQHQSLGVTRWRSDATRDHWGQFLYLRDLGTDDVWSATYQPTCVEPTRYEAIYSIDKAEFFRRDGFIDTHLEIAVSPENNSEMRQLKITNTGPAPREIEVTSYAEVSLVEPNADLSHSSFQKLFIETEYVADKAALLARRRPRDAKQPPIFAVHALSASSEVMATIQYETSRQTFLGRGRTPQSPAALDPDTDLSGTVGAVLDPIFSLRCRVTIPPDESISVAFTTSIAATREEAIILADQYHESRGVQRGFELAWAYSQVELRHLHLSAAKMHQYQRLASAMLYPDRTRRPAAERLQQNRLGQRGLWRYGISGAVPMMVVYVTKPEQIDLVREAVGAHQYWRGRGLKSELVIVNDFPGSYLDAMQDQLVELMQQLQIRLDEKPGYVFILRGAQIAAEDKTLLEAAASVVLFGDRGPFSKQIEVGTTPATPKSANIRLENSVLAGGAARTPAPSVEPFSTDGIRISGAHRFETIPTNELEFWNGYGGFARDGREYHICLNRHQSTPMPWSNVMANPKFGCLVTESGGGYTWFGNSRENKLTTWVNDPVSDTMSEALYLYDFDSGEIFSPMAGVKRDNNDHWVQHGQGYTRFVHRSNGLSQDVLVTTAPDESIKFIVLTLRNERDQFRRLSATYYVEWVLGVCREDTQMHVVTSIDEKSGALMATNAYHPELPEQAAFLQVMHQDRSWTGDRTEFIGRNGTPTHPVAVGLGKLSGRTGAGLDPCGAVQASIRLGPQQEIQLVFLLGAAENLTAAGSLLDRYNSTTAIRQACDETVSRWNETLETIEIKTPDRAFDLIVNRWLLYQTISCRILGRSAYYQAGGAYGFRDQLQDTMAAVYSQPALARHHILTAASRQFEEGDVQHWWHPPEGRGTRTRFSDDLLWMPFVVCHYLTVTGDHSILDQDASFLTSPLLEPHEQERYEIPSVSSQRASLYEHCRRAIERGFRLGVHGLPLMGCGDWNDGMNKVGEEGRGESVWVGWFLLVILDRFIPLMESRGDTDRADAWKHRSAELRNALEENAWDGEWYRRAYFDDGTPLGSAQNDECQIDSIAQTWSVIADADPARSRQAVESVMKRLVRWQEGLVLLFTPPFNTSSLDPGYIKGYVPGIRENGGQYTHSATWLIQALTLLNDGERAAKVFELVNPINHALTQDDVHRYQVEPYVVAADVYGVAPHVGRGGWTWYTGSASWLYRAAIEFILGFEQHGQSVRFSPKLPSNWDHFELSVRRDSKSWDFKITRLSDGAYEIRLGLDRTLFAPNEMIPLDRAQAVDRDPSKIAEQSGQVSDGQADTVSANGWHRSLQDGQDPTGKDVVTHHS